CAGGTAAATAAACAATACAAGATCCCCCTCAAAAGAGACCAGCGGCCTGTAACCCGCGAAGGGGACAATCAACAGGGAGGTAATAACAGCCCCAAGGCTTATGATAGGCGCGAACACAAAAACAGGCGTAATAGTATCGCTGTATACGGCCGATTTTCTAAGTAGTTTGAATAGATCATAATATAATTGAAGTAAAGGAGCTCCCCTCCGTCCGGCGAAAAAGGCTTTTGTCCGGTTAATGACCCCAAAAAGTAATGGGGATATGATAAGCGAGAGCGCGAATTGTATAATTTCCTTTTTCACCATTATAATTTCCAGATAAAGAGGGCTACGAGCGCGATAAATATGTATAAAATATAAAACTGCAGGCGCCCATGTTGAAACCATGATAATTTTTCAGCAATAGCGTGAACAATATCCCGCATAGGCCGGAAAACCGACTCGGCAAATATATCATCCGTGCGCGTCTCAAAAGATAATTTGTCGGGAAAATAGCCGGGCACCTTTATCCCTTTTTTACGCGCGCGTAATATGCCTTTAAAAAAATCTATCAGGGGCTGCGCGAATGATGAGCCTGTATATTGCATGCGCGCTCCGGTCAACGCGTATCCGCAATCCCATGTGGGGCCGGATTCAATACGCCGGTTTTTCAAAAGCAAGCCGCGGAGGATAGCTATAAAAAAGAGCAGGGCGCAAAATGAAAAAACCATTATTATAACGCGCGTTAACGAAACATTGGCCGATGATATAATATGCGAAACAGCAACCGCGGGTATGCCTGTCGCGGATGAGACAGCACTGCCTATAAAAGGCATGATGAAAGCCGCTCCGGCGCCTAAGATAACACAGGCAAAAGCAAGAATTATAAGCGGCATGCCCATGCATACGCCCGTCTCTCGCGCGCCTAAACCATAATCACTCCTTGGCCGGCCCAAAAAAACAATACCGAATGCTTTGGAAAAACAGGCAAGCGCGAATGCGCCCGTTAAAGACAAGAATACAATGACCCCCATTGAAATTACCGCTGTTATACTATTGCCTGATATATTTTTAAAACAGGCCAGATATATCAAAAACTCGCTGATAAAACCATTAAGAGGCGGCAGGGCGCATATAGCTATAGAACCTATAAGAAAACACGCTCCTGTAATAGGCATTTTTTTGAGAATGCCCCCAAGCAAATCCATCTCACGCGTTGCCGTTTTATAATAAACAGAGCCCGCGGCCAAAAAAAGCATACCTTTAAAAAAGGCGTGATTTATCATATGCAGTATGCCGGCGCAAAAACCCATAACCGCAAGCCCGTAATTATTGGTGCCGATACCCAGGACACCCATACCTATTGCCATAGTTATTATACCTATATTCTCTATACTGCTATAGGCAAGCAGTCTTTTAAGATCATGCTGGGCAAGGGCGAACAAAACACCTAATACCGCTGTCACAATTCCCGCGCCGATGAGAAGATATCCCCACCATAGGCAGGGCATGCCTAAAAAGGTAAGCGTTCTTAAAATACCGTATATGCCT
This portion of the Candidatus Omnitrophota bacterium genome encodes:
- a CDS encoding proton-conducting transporter membrane subunit; amino-acid sequence: MSFTLLSLGILFISGCLAFAFNKSDKLSNCIGAGGAIIASFFGLISLVMIFNFSAPFSLSLPWHVPYGSFSIAIDKLSALFLAVVYVLSGLSALYGFGYLKHYYGKKNIGSSWFCFNILIAGMVLVIIARNAVLFLMAWEIMSISSFFLVLFEGEKRQSARAGLAYLIATGIGTFFLLVLFILLAGDAGSFDFSGWQASGSQGLRSAIFMCAFIGFGTKAGIMPMHVWLPEAHPAAPSHVSAIMSAVMIKTGIYGILRTLTFLGMPCLWWGYLLIGAGIVTAVLGVLFALAQHDLKRLLAYSSIENIGIITMAIGMGVLGIGTNNYGLAVMGFCAGILHMINHAFFKGMLFLAAGSVYYKTATREMDLLGGILKKMPITGACFLIGSIAICALPPLNGFISEFLIYLACFKNISGNSITAVISMGVIVFLSLTGAFALACFSKAFGIVFLGRPRSDYGLGARETGVCMGMPLIILAFACVILGAGAAFIMPFIGSAVSSATGIPAVAVSHIISSANVSLTRVIIMVFSFCALLFFIAILRGLLLKNRRIESGPTWDCGYALTGARMQYTGSSFAQPLIDFFKGILRARKKGIKVPGYFPDKLSFETRTDDIFAESVFRPMRDIVHAIAEKLSWFQHGRLQFYILYIFIALVALFIWKL